The genome window TTGAGAATTTGCAATGCACTTACTGTAGTACCATCGCCTGGAAGCGCATCCTGCCAAAAACGGCTGATGGTAAAGAGGTCGTTCTTATCGCGGCGTCCGTCTTGGTTGACATCGCCTCCAACCGAATGAAACGGCAGAATATATCCAACCCGGTCTGGAAAACTCTCATCACCAGCGGCGCTGACGACGACTTTCAGATTGCCCGAACGGTCGACAAAAAAATCTTGCGATGCGCCCAGGCGCTGTTCATCAAACTGTCCATAGATCGCCGCGTCCATGCGTAATGGCGCGTTCAAGTCTCTGATGTTGGCGCCCAGTGAGGATTCATGGCCCACATACACCGCCCCCGTAGAAGCGCCTTGTACAAAAGGAGAAAACGTCTGCGGCGCGCCAACCAATAGGCGGTTGTTGCGGACGGAGACTGATTGTCCAAATTGCGCTTTCGGGACGGCGTGTCCTAGCATGGTGATCCGCTCTGATTGTGCGTCATAACTCAGGGCGCCGGTGATGTCCTGCCCGCCGGGAACCACAACCACGGCGCCGGACGAATCATCCTGTCCTTTGGCGTCCGCCTGAACAAAACTCAATACCAAATCAGAAACGCCGTCATTGTTGAGGTCGCCGCCTGTAATTTGATTGAGCGCATGAGCGTTGCGTTCAACAAACAAGGGCAGATCAATTTGCGCGTCGCCGACGCCTGTGACCTCCGCTACCCAGGTCCCGACGCGGCGTTCTCCGCCCGGTAAGACATAGAGCGAGGCAAAATAGGGCTCCTCAGAAGCGTAACCCAGCGAGACGATGACGTCGTTTTGCGCGTCTCCTGTGATGTCGCCGGGAGACTGCACGATGGGGTTGAAATTAGTGTTCAAACGCCCATCGTCTGGAATCGGCGGCGTAATGAGGGTCAGCGTGTTTTCAGGGTCGAGTTCGTCCATCCGAAACGTCGTGTTTAAGATGTCCTCGCTGCCATAAATGATGTAACCAAGGATTTCATCTCCATCTAAGGTTCGAGAGAATGCGGGGGCGGGAAGAATGATGTCTGACAAACCGTCGCCGTCGATATCGGCGCTTGGTCCCAGTGGTTGCCGCAACGGCATACTGAACGTGCCTCCTAATGTGAGAAGAATAAAACCTTGATCTTGTGGATCGCCAAGATTAATGGTATTCGGATTGACTTTTGGATTATTGGGATCGAGTTGCAGACTGGTACCAATGCCGAGAATGTATACGACTCCCGCTTCTCCTGCGAAGGGCGCGGCGACGGCAATGTCTCCGAAGCCGTCGCGGTCTAGGTCTCCCGCGTTCGCGACGCTAAATCCGAATTCGGTGTCGTCTTCTCCATGTATGGTGATAATGCGCGCCAAGTTGGGGGCTTGAGTGAAGTTTATAGGGAAGTTTGTATCTGCAAATTCGCCTTGCAGAATATAAACGCTGTCGAGAAAAATTGATTCAATGCCGGGAAATGGAAGAGAAAATGCGATGTCATCCACCGCGCCGCCAATGATATTGTCAATCGTTTGCACCTGTATATCGAGTTCTGGTTGATTGTTGGGCGCCATCCCGCTCTGGATGTTTTTACTGCCGCTTGGCAGGTTATTTAGATTGATCGGTTGGCAGTCAACGCTCCCGCTCAAGCCGAATAGAAATACAAACACCAAACAAACAATTGTCCAACGCATAATAAACATCCTTGAATTGCAGTAATTTATAGGCGACTGTATCATAAATCCCTATTGCCGTCATGACAGTCTTAGAACACAGGTGAGGATGAAACCGCTAACCGGGAAATCTATTTTAATCGCTTCGGGGCCGACTTCAGCCCCGCTAGACGATGTGCGCACGGTTACGAACAAGTCGTCAGGACGCCTGGGCAGCGTGATTGCCTATAGGTTGCATCAATGCGGCGCCCGGGTCGAACAACTGGCGGGACGGGGCAGCCTGACCGCGCCCGCGTTGTATCCCCAACAGCAACTCAGCGGGCTTGTTGTTACTCCATTTGAGACCGTGGATGAACTCAAGCAGGCGCTTCAAGTGCGCTTAAAGGATCGCGCGGTTGACGCGGTCATCATGGCGGCGGCGGTGTTAGATTACATCCCCGAACGTGTGGAAGGGAAAAAATCGTCCAGCGATGATGTTTGGACGGTGATCTTTCGACGCGGCGAAAAACTGATCGAGCAGATTCAGCATTGGGCGCCGGATACGCTGATCGTCGGCTTTAAACTCGAAAGCCGAATTTCGCTGGATGAATTAACCGCGCGAGCGGAAAATCTGATGGCGCGCAGCCAAGCGAAAATCGTAATTGCTAATCGCTTGGAAGAGGTTTGCGAAGACTCGCATATTGCTTATATGATGGTTTCAAGTGAGCAGAGAACCGAAGTGTCAGCCGCCTTGCCCTCGCGAGAGGCGATTGCTGAGCGTTTGGCCATCCAGTTAGAATCAATCTGGCGGAAATAAGGAACCAAGACATGAAACTCAACCAACAACATATTCTGGTGGGCGTGACGGGCGGCATTGCGGCGTATAAAACCGCGACGTTTGTACGTTTGTTGAAAAAGCAGGGCGCCGAAGTGCGGGTTATTATGACGAGCGCTGCGGAAAAATTCATCACGCCGCTCACAATGGCGACCTTGTCGGAGAATGAAGTCGGTTTGGATTTGTTCGACCAACTGCCGTTGCATGATGTCCGCCATATTCATTGGGCGGAGTGGGCGAATCTCGTCGTTGTGGCGCCTGCGACCGCCAATACGCTGGCAAAAGCCGCCAACGGCCTCGCAGACGACCTGCTATCAAGCACTTTGCTTGCGGTGCAATGCCCGCTGGTGATGGTTCCAGCGATGCACCATCAGATGTGGACGCATCCCGCCACCCAGCGCAATATCAAAACTCTGAAAGCCGACGGCGTACATATCATGCCGCCTGCCGAAGGCGATCTCGCATCCGGCGACGTCGGGCCGGGGAGGATGCCCGAACCAGAGCAAGTGCTTCAATTTATTTTGGAACTCAATAAACAGGCGGTATAGTTACGCAGGCGTTTTGCCGTATTTACTGTAAGTGGAGTTGAGTGTTTGTATTGAAGAAGATATTTTCGTTTTGAATTTAGCGTTTATTTTCCTTTGTAGTCGGGGCATTTTCTGGCGTTTGGCTTTTCAGGGCGCGTACAAATGCTGCCGTAGTTCCACTTGCACGAGTCGCACAAAAAGGCGTCGCCTTTCGAAATTGAGATCATGCGGGACCACCAAATTTTAAACTGGGTGATAAAACTCACAGGTTCTTCTCCTTTCATTCTTGTTAATATCCTACCGTGTTCGTTGCTGAATGGCAATTGTAAGCCCAATAAGCCGCAGAGTGACCCAATTTTACGGAATTTATGCGTTTTGAGTTGGCGCCCGGCGTTGACTCTTTTGAAGCGCCGAATATACTATTCGAGTTAAATTAATCGGGGTCCTTAGCTCAGTTGGTTAGAGCGCTTGCTTGACATGCAAGAGGTCACTGGTTCGAATCCAGTAGGACCCAAGGTTTCTTGAAGTACACGTCTATCGGCGTAGCAAAACCAATAAAGAGACCCAGTAGAGGTCTCTTTTTTCATCACTAAAAAAATGAATATAACGACTTCAGACATATTAAATTTGAGCGTTGCTGGACGCGAAGCGCCCCTGCAAGTTGCGGTTGGAACCACGCCGCAGCAGTGGATGCAAGACAACGCCGATTTGCCGCAGGATGCGGTCGCCGCCAGAGTTGACGGTGTGGTGGTTGATCTGAAGCGTCCGGTTGAATCGGGCGCCGGGGTTGAATTTTTGACCTGGGACGACCCGGACGGTCAGGAAGTTTATTTTCATAGTTGCACTCACCTGATGGCGCAAGCCGTTGTTGAATTGTTCCCGGAAGCGAAGCCGACCATCGGCCCGTCGATTGAAGACGGTTACTTCTACGATTTTGACGTTCCCAAGCCATTCACGCCGGACGACCTGCAAAAAATTGAAAAGCGCATGCGCAAAAAAGCGCAGCAAAAGATCAAGGTCGAGCGCTATGAGATGTCGCGCCTTGAAGCCATTGAACTCTTTAAAAACGAAAAAAACGAATACAAAGTTGAAGTGCTAGAAGGTTTGGCCGAAGAAGAAACGGTCAGTTTTTATAAACAAGCCGATTTTAGCGACCTGTGCCGCGGGCCGCATATTCCAGACACGGGTTATCTAAAACACTTTAAATTGTTGAACAGCGCAGGCGCGTATTGGCGCGGCGATGAACACAACCCGATGCTGCAGCGCATCTACGGCACGGCGGCCCCCAGCAAAGAAGCGCTGGAAGCGTATCTGCAACGGCTCGAAGAAGCCAAAGAACGCGACCACCGGAAATTAGGCAAAGAACTCGACTTGTTCAGCATCCATGAAGACGTCGGGGCCGGTCTGGTGTTGTGGCACCCAATGGGCGCCCGGGTGCGGAACCTAATCGAAAACTTCTGGCGCAATGAGCATTACCGCGCGGGGTATGAATTGGTCTACGGGCCGCACATTCAGCGCGAAAACCTGTTCATCCAATCGGGCCACCTCGAAAATTACAGCGAGAACATGTACGCCCCCATGGAAATCGACGGCGCGAATTATTACGCCAAGCCGATGAACTGCCCGGGGCATATTATTATTTATAAAAGCCATCTTCACAGTTACCGCGAGTTGCCGATCCGCTATGCGGAACTGGGCACGGTCTACCGTTACGAGCGCTCCGGCGTGTTGCACGGTTTGCTGCGCGTACGCGGATTTACGCAGGATGATGCGCACATTTTCTGTCGTCCCGATCAGTTAGAAGCCGAAATCAAAGGCGTGATTGAACTGGCCGACTATATGATGAAATCCTTCGGCTTTGAATATAAACTCAGCCTGGCCTTGCGCCCTGAAAAGTCGATCGGCTCCGATGAAATCTGGGACTTCTCGATCGAAGCCTTGCGAAAAGTGCTCGATGAAACCGGGGCCCCTTATGGCGTCGAAGAAGGCGGCGGCGCATTTTACGGCCCCAAGATCGACGTGAAATTGCTTGACGCGCTTGGGCGCGAATGGCAAGGCCCGACCATTCAACTCGACTTTAACCTACCCGAACGCTTTGAAGTGGACTATATTGACACTGATGGCGAACGAAAACGGGTTGTTATGATCCACCGCACCGTGCTCGGTTCGATGGAACGCTTCATGGGCAACCTGATTGAGCACTACAAAGGCGCCTTCCCAACTTGGCTCGCGCCCGTGCAAGCCAAGGTGTTGACCATCACCGATGACCCAATTGAGTATGCTCAATCGTTCTTGCAGCGCTTGATTCAATCGGGAATTCGCGCTGAACTGGATGACCGGAACGAGAAAATCGGTTATAAAATCCGGGAAGCGGAATCAAACAAGGTCCCCGTGATGTTCATCGTCGGCAAAAAAGAAGCCGCTGACGGCGTTATCGCTGTTCGTGGACGGGGCCGAAAAGACTTAGGCGTGATGGGCCTTGATGAGGCCCTTCAACATATAAAATCTCAAGCGCAGCCGCCGCAACCCAATACCGGTTCGGTCAATTAGTGTAGCTTGGGGCGAAGAGAGGAGCGTGAAAGCGTATTAAGAAACGATTCACTGGACGGGGGAGCCGTGAGCGCGATACTACCCGGATCAACGATGCAATTCACGAAGATCAGGTTCGCCTCATTGATTCAAAAGGGGAACACGCCGGGGTCGTAACTGTCCCTGAGGCGATTGCGATGGCTGAAGCGGCAGGGCTTGATCTTGTCGAAGTCAGCGCGAAGTCCAAGCCGCATGTCTGTCGCATCATGGACTACGGACAATATAAGTATGAACTGGCCAAGAAACAAAAAGAGGCCAAGAAAAAACAGAAGCAAATTGTCGTCAAAGACATTAAAATGCGCCCGCGCATCGACAACCATGATTATGATTTTAAAATCAATCATGCAGTCAAATTTTTAGAGCATGGCGATAAAGTACGCTTCATCATGCAATTCCGCGGACGTGAAATGGCCCACAAAGACCTGGGCCGTAAAGTCTTAGACCGCGTGGTTGATGATTTACAAGATGTTGGGTTGATTGAACAACACCCACGGATGGAAGGCCGAGTGATGAACATGACTCTGACGCCCGCTCCTCCAAAAAAAGTAAAAAAATCGGATAGCGAAGACAGTCACATCGAAAACGACGCGAATCCGGTCAATGTAGATAATGCGGAGAGTCCCGCAACCGTAGAAACAGAAATTGAACCTTAACGGAGCAGAACCATGCCCAAGATGAAAACCAACCGCGGAGCAGCAAAGCGGTTCCGTAAAACTAAGAACGGAAAAATTAAACGCGAACGCGCCTTTTTGCGCCACTGCCGTTCTAGTAAAACCACCAAGCAAAAACGCCGCTTGCGTCAACAAACCTTAGTTTGCGCACAAGAAGAGAAGCGCGTCAAGCGTATGTTGGCGTGCGGGTAAATTGAGAAATTTCAGGCTTCGGGTCACTGTGAAAGCCATTTAATTTTTCATCCCGAAAAGCCTTCTGAAAGACCGTAGATAAAAAGGAGTGAGATACCATGCCGCGCGCTATAAGTCAGGTCGCGTCGCGCCGCCGGCGCAAAAAAGTTTTAAAGCAATCCAAAGGCTTTCGCCAAGGGCGCAACAATCAGCTGCGTTCCGCCCGTCACGGCGTTCATAAAGCCTTACAATACGCCTATCGTGATCGCCGCAATCGCAAACGCGATTTCCGCCGTTTGTGGATCGTGCGCATCGCCGCCGCCGCAAAACTAGAAGGCACGTCTTACAGCGTGTTGATGGGTGGATTGATTAAGGCAGGCGTTGAGATCAACCGCAAAGCGTTGTCTGAACTCGCAATCAGCGATCCCGATGCATTTCGTGGATACGTTCAGGTCGCCCAACAGGCGATGGCGGCGTAAGCCGTTCGATCTTTGCATGTCAACTGAAGCGCATTCAGAGGCGGGGCCGCGCGGCCCCGCCTCTTGTTGTTGAATTAACGAGAAAAATACCAATAAGGATTCATCATCATGTCTGAACGGGAGCAATTGCAGAAGCAACTTCTAGAGGCGCAAGAAAAAGGCGCCGCCGACTTTGACGCGGCGGGTTCCCCCCAGTCGCTGTATGAAGCGCGCACAAAATATCTCGGCAAAAAAGGCGTGGTCAAAGGCATCCTGCGCGGGTTGGGCGGTCTCTCGAACGAAGAACGCCCCGTAGTCGGTCAGACAGCCAATGAAGTGGCGGATGCGCTCGAAGCCGTCTATCAGTCGCGACTGCTCGACCTCAAGCGCGTTGAGTCCGAGGCGCAGCTCGAACGCGATGCGGTTGACGTAACTTTCCCCGGAACCTGGGTGCGTCGCGGAGCCCGGCACCCATTGATGATGATGCTCGAAGAGATCGAAGAAATATTTTACTCGATGGGATATGACATCTCCGAAGGGCCGGAGATCGAAGAAGAGTATTATAACTTCGATGCGTTGAATATTCCGTCCGACCACCCGGCGCGGGATATGCAAGACACCTTCTGGATGAAGAGCGGGCATGTCTTGCGTACGCACACCTCGCCGGTGCAGATTCGCTATATGAAGTCGCACACGCCGCCGTTGCGCATGATTGCGCCGGGGCGCGTGTATCGTTGTGATTCCGACGTCACCCACTCGCCGATGTTCACCCAGGTGGAAGGTCTCGTTGTCGGGCCTGACATTTCGTTTCGCCATTTAAAGGGAACGCTCGACGATTTGCTGAGCCGCGTATTTGAGAGCAATATCGAAATCCGTTTGCGCCCTTCGTATTTTCCGTTTACGGAACCGAGCGCTGAGGTCGATATCCGCCGCGAAGGTTCGGACTGGATGGAAGTTCTCGGCTGTGGCATGGTGCATCCTGCGGTGTTTGAGTCAGCCGGGTATGATCCCGAAAAGTTTTCAGGATTTGCGTTTGGTTTGGGAATCGAACGCTTCGCCATGATGAAATACGGCATCAAAGATATCCGTCATTTTTATGAAAACGACGTGCGCTTTCTGCAGCAGTTTCGGTAATTAGAACGAAAGAATTGAGAGTCGAAATCATTCGTTAATCTTCTTGAGGCTTGGGTTTGTCTCTCTTCGCTTCGGTGCGGGCTTTTCGCCCTCTTTGCACAGGCGCTCACAGAGACATACCCAAGCCTCTTGTTGTATATAGGGTGCGTGAAGCATCTAACGTCAGATGTTCTGTATCTACTTCATTGACAACGACCGGAAGTCGATCACTTCCAACGGGGTTGGAATGTAATCCGCAACGGTCTTTCCATCCAAAATATCTTTCGCTGTTTGCACGCCGAATTCGCCCATCTTTTCAGGATGTTGGTCAATGGTTGAAATCATGGCGCCTGCAAGGACCGCTTCTTGGGCGGCGTCTAAATTATCATAAGACGTGACCGCGATTTGTCCGGTTTTGCCTGCGGCGTCAATGGCGCGGATGGCGCCTAACGCCATGCTGTCGTTTGAGGCGAACAACCCGGTGATGTTGGGGTGCGCGGTCAGCATGTTGCTGAAGACTTGATAGCCTTGTTCTGTTTCCCACTCAGCGGTTTGCGACGCGACGACTTGGATTTTTGGCTCTGCGTTTAAGATTCGGCGGGCGCCTTGTTTTCGCAACTCGGCGTTTATCACGCCGGGGATGCCTTCTAAGATCGCGACCTCGCCCTGCCCGCCCATCGCGGCGACGAGATCATGACAGGCGAGAGATGCGCCCATCGCGTTGTCTGACCCAACGAACGGACATTGGAAATTAAATTGCTTCTTGGTTTTTTCGTCGAGAGGGTTATCAATGTTCACCACTTTTATGCCCTGTGCTTGTGCGCGAAATAAAACGGGAACCAGCCCTTCCGAACTTGCAGGCGCGATGACAATCGCGTCGACGCCGCGCGTCATAAAATTTTCGACGATGCTGACTTGTTGAGCGACGTCCGTTTCTTTGTTGGTGCCTTGAACAAATAATTCAACGCCAAGTGTTTTTGCGGCTTCGCGGGCGCCGACTTCCATGGCGTGAAAAAACGGGTTGGACAGCGCTTTCATCACCAGCGCGATTTTGTAAGTTTTCCCTTGAGCGAGCAACGAAGCGGGAGCCAGCGCCGTCGCGGAGATTGCGCTTAGTTGTTGTATTACCGTGCGTCGTTTCACAATATTCCTCCCAAAACGATGGACCAAATTATTATTATTTTTTATCCACCTCACATTGTACGATAGATGGATTTATATAGATAGCAGGGACGGAATCAATCCGATTCTCCGTACAATCGGCGGCGGTAATAATCGAGCAGCACCGCAAAGATAATCATGCCCCCGATGACCATTTGTTTGATGTGGTCAGTGACTTCCATGAGTTCGAGGCCGTTTCGCAATACACCGATAATGAGCGCGCCGAACAAAGCGCCGATCACGCCGCCTTTGCCGCCGAACAAACTGGCGCCGCCGATGACGACTGCCGCGATGGCGTCGAGTTCATAGCCTTCGCCTGCGTTGGGGTCTCCCATGAAAATTCGAGACGTCTGAATAATTGACGCAATCGCCGCGCAAAGCCCCGACACAACAAACACCATGAAGCGGGTTCGGGCCACCGGGGCGCCGCTTAAGTATGACGCCTGGCGGTTGCCGCCGACTGCCATCACGTGGCGCCCAAAGCGTGTCCACGCGAGCACGACGGCGGCCAATAGCGCAACGCTTAGCGCAATGACTGCGCTGTAGGTAATGCGAAATTCCCAAAATTCATACAAGACGCCCGCGCCGATTTGCATGAATTGCGGCGGCATTCCGGTAATGGGGGCCGCATTTGTTAACCAGCGAGCGAGCCCGCGCAAAATTAACATAAATCCGAGCGTGACAATAAAACTGGGGACGCCGAAGCGTACGACAATAAAACCGCTGGCGCCGCCTGCGAGTGCGCCGGGTAGTAAGGCTAAAAACAAAAACGATAGTACCGCAAGCGCCCACCAAGTCGGGTTTCCATAAAACAAATCAGGCAGCGGCGAAGTTAGCGCGTCGGCGAACGCCATGGGAATGTTGCGTCCGGTTTCGGGATCGAGTTTTAATATCATCGCGGTGGTCATGCCGCACAATGCGAGTAACGATCCAACCGATAAGTCAATTTCCGCCGCGCAAATGACATAGGTCATTCCCGCTGCAATAATAATATTGACAGATGTATGTACGAGTATCATTGAAAGATTGCGCGGTGTAGGGAAAATATCAGATTGCAAAGTAAATAAGACGCATAAGAAAAACAAAACCGCCCCGATGCCGATGAAATCAAAAAACCGTTTGAAAGAATTCATTATTTTTTTGTCTATCCGTTGCAAAATTATACTTCGATGAACGCTATCAAACTTAGAAACGATAGTCAACATTAGACGTAAGCCCAGAGGGCGAAATTATGATAAATAAAGGCAGTCGTTGGGCTAGGGAAGCGGATAAAAAATAAGCAAAATGTTGATTCTTCCGTAAATTGGATGCTTTATTTTAATAAATTGAATTGAGGTTTCGCTGCATGTGGCATGGGCGCAACTCTGCTCGCTTCAGTGCGGGCTTTCAGGCCCTTATGCACAGGCGCTCCCAGAGTTGCACCCATGCCCATATTTGGTTTTTCAATTTTTGATATGCCGGAATAGGTTTTCATAACCAAAATCATGTCCATCCATCAATGTAGGTACTCACTTACCGGATGAACCAGAATGTTTAACAATATCTTCTATAGTGGTTGCCAGGATTATGTGCGGATTGAATTTCCGTAACTGCTGAGACCTACGGGAGCGATTTCCGCATAATTTTTTGACAAACGCTCTTAATAATCCGTTAGAGAAATTTCATTTGCGGGTAAAAAACTCTTTATCAAAATTAATTGATCTTGAATTAACAATAAGTGGTGAAAATAATTTGGAAAAACCGAAATAATAAATTATACTTTGTATATAGACAAAATTATTTCCAGTTCTATACTTCTGTTAAATAATTAAGACAATTTGAAAGGACGCGCCAACGAAATGCCAATTAAGCCGAATTCAAAAACAATCCTGAGTACATATTCTTTAGACGAATTGCTGTCATTAGTAAAAGATAAAGCCGCAATCGAAGCCGAAGCAAAACTGCAAGAGGTTCGCACTGCGTTGGCTGCTCTGACAGGAATGGAAGCGCCCAAAAAACGCGGCCCCAAACCCGGCGCCAAACGCGGTCCAAAACCGGGGGCCAAGCGCGGCCCTAAGCCTGGCAAGAAAACGGGGCGCGGCCCTGGTCGTCCCCGCTTGAGCAAGCCAGGCCGGAAGCCCGGCAGCGCCAAGAAGCCTTTAAAAGGTTACTTGCTGGAAGTCTTATCAAAAGACGCGATGAAAATCGAAGAAATTATGGCCGCGTTGAAAACAGCCGGGTATAAATCAAAGTCAAAAGACCCGCGTCGCGTGTTGTATTTGGAACTGAAAAAACAAGTCAGCAGCGGCGCCGTCAAAAAATCCGGTCGTGGATTGTATGCGCTGAAATAAATACGCATTGCTTCGAAATCTTTCAACGCCCTCTTGGTTTTCGCGCCGAGAGGGCGTTTGTTTGCTCATCCAGCGAAAAATGCCTATGAAATCACAAAAAACCTTTTACAATTTCAAGTTAGGCGCCGATACTATCGACAGACCCTAAATTTTCGATGAGATAGACCGATGGTTCGTGGAGCAAAAGAAAAAACAAAGCTGTCCGGGCGCAAAAAAGCCGCCATCCTCATGATTACCTTGGGGCCGGACATCTCTGCGGACGTTTATCGCTGTCTATCTGACGATGAAATCGAACAGATTACCCTCGAAGTCGCGAATATCGGCAACGTCCCGCAGGAACTGATAGGCCAGGTCATCGAAGAGTTTTACCATACCGCGATGGCCAAGCAGTACGTCAGCCACGGCGGTATTTCCGCCGCCCGCGAAATTCTCGAAAAAGCCTTGGGGCCAGGCAAGGCGATGGAAGTGATCGAGCGCTTGCAGGGGATGCTGCAAGGGACGCCGTTTGACTTCCTGAAAAAGGTTGATCCTAACCACCTACTCAATTTTATTCAGAGCGAACACCCGCAAACGGTTGCGTTGATTCTCGCGCACCTCGAATATGACCAATCGGCGGTCATCATGTCGGCGCTGCCGCCTGAAATGCAGACCGAAGTTGCGCTGCGCATCGCGACCATGGACCAGACCTCGCCGGAAATTATTTCCGAAGTCGAGCGCGTGTTAGAACGAAAAATTGCGACCGTCCTCTCGCAGGAGTTCTCCGTGGCGGGCGGTATCGAAGCGTTGGCGGAACTGCTGAACCGGGTGGATCGCGCAACTGAAAAATCAATTCTGGAAACGCTGGAAGAAGAAAACCAGGAACTCGCCGTCGAAATCAAAAAACTGATGTTCACCTTTGACGATGTCATCTTGTTGGACGACCGCGCCATTCAGATGGTGTTGCGTGAAGTCGATTTGAAAGAACTCGCCACTGCGCTCAAAGGCGGCAACGAAGAAGTCAAAACCAAAATCTTCAGCAACGTGTCTTCGCGCGCGGCGGACAACATTCGCGAAGATATGGAATTTATGGGGCCGGTGCGCGTCAAGCAGGTTGAAGAAGCCCAGCAAAAGATCGTCGCGATCATTCGCCGCCTGGAAGAATCAGGCGAAATCGTCATTAATCGCGGCGGAGCCGATGAAATGATGGCGTAGTCAACGCTTGTCCCACATCGTTTATCCTCTCTTAAAATTAGCCTTTCCACGATACGATACGATATTCTTAAATACAGCCGCTTTCGGTATCATCATGGTTGTCATTTGTTAGAATGAATGCAACTTTGGCGTTACGCCAATCTGGGATATTGCATCATGA of Candidatus Hinthialibacter antarcticus contains these proteins:
- a CDS encoding substrate-binding domain-containing protein is translated as MKRRTVIQQLSAISATALAPASLLAQGKTYKIALVMKALSNPFFHAMEVGAREAAKTLGVELFVQGTNKETDVAQQVSIVENFMTRGVDAIVIAPASSEGLVPVLFRAQAQGIKVVNIDNPLDEKTKKQFNFQCPFVGSDNAMGASLACHDLVAAMGGQGEVAILEGIPGVINAELRKQGARRILNAEPKIQVVASQTAEWETEQGYQVFSNMLTAHPNITGLFASNDSMALGAIRAIDAAGKTGQIAVTSYDNLDAAQEAVLAGAMISTIDQHPEKMGEFGVQTAKDILDGKTVADYIPTPLEVIDFRSLSMK
- a CDS encoding ABC transporter permease, which produces MNSFKRFFDFIGIGAVLFFLCVLFTLQSDIFPTPRNLSMILVHTSVNIIIAAGMTYVICAAEIDLSVGSLLALCGMTTAMILKLDPETGRNIPMAFADALTSPLPDLFYGNPTWWALAVLSFLFLALLPGALAGGASGFIVVRFGVPSFIVTLGFMLILRGLARWLTNAAPITGMPPQFMQIGAGVLYEFWEFRITYSAVIALSVALLAAVVLAWTRFGRHVMAVGGNRQASYLSGAPVARTRFMVFVVSGLCAAIASIIQTSRIFMGDPNAGEGYELDAIAAVVIGGASLFGGKGGVIGALFGALIIGVLRNGLELMEVTDHIKQMVIGGMIIFAVLLDYYRRRLYGESD
- the fliG gene encoding flagellar motor switch protein FliG, which encodes MVRGAKEKTKLSGRKKAAILMITLGPDISADVYRCLSDDEIEQITLEVANIGNVPQELIGQVIEEFYHTAMAKQYVSHGGISAAREILEKALGPGKAMEVIERLQGMLQGTPFDFLKKVDPNHLLNFIQSEHPQTVALILAHLEYDQSAVIMSALPPEMQTEVALRIATMDQTSPEIISEVERVLERKIATVLSQEFSVAGGIEALAELLNRVDRATEKSILETLEEENQELAVEIKKLMFTFDDVILLDDRAIQMVLREVDLKELATALKGGNEEVKTKIFSNVSSRAADNIREDMEFMGPVRVKQVEEAQQKIVAIIRRLEESGEIVINRGGADEMMA